Proteins encoded within one genomic window of Burkholderiaceae bacterium:
- a CDS encoding Putative oxidoreductase: MKIVCIGGGPAGLYFALLMKQHNPSHDITVVERNKPYDTFGWGVVFSDATMDNMRQWDRQSADEIQQAFNHWDDIELLFKGQVLRSGGHGFVGIGRKKLLNILQARCEQLGVKLVFEKEAESDAEYYDADLIIASDGVNSRIRTLHADQFKPELVVRPNRFIWLGTKKLYDAFTFIFEKTEHGWFQAHIYKFDENTSTFIVECPEHVWLAHGLDKATQDESIAFCEKLFASNLQGEKLMTNARHLRGSAWINFTRVKCDNWWFRDHQSGAHVVLMGDAVHTAHFAIGSGTKLALEDAIGLTREFKRLGDSPERIEEVLTEYQASRSIEALRLQNAAWNAMEWFEVCGARYCDQLDPPQFMYSMLTRSQRISHENLRLRDKKSLEDYERWFAERDGLTLPDGATPPPPMFTPYTVRGLTLKNRVVVSPMAQYSCVDGLPSDYHLVHLGARAMGGAAMVFAEMTCISPEARITPGCPGLYNAEQKAGWKRIADWIHANSDAKFAMQLGHAGAKASTRLAWEGTDLPLESGNWPIVGASQQQYLPGISQVAREATHAEMETIRQQFVQATKDAADVGVDWLELHCAHGYLLSEFISPLTNHRTDEYGGSLENRLRYPIEVFKAMRAVWPQERPMSVRISAHDWVDGGITPADAVEIAKAFKAAGADMIDCSSGQVSKQEKPIFGRMFQTPFADRIRQEAGIATIAVGAISEADHVNSIIAAGRADLCAIARPHLANPAWTLSEAAKIGYTDIQWPRPYFMAKRQLETNFAREKAAAAQAATAAAHA, encoded by the coding sequence ATGAAGATCGTTTGCATCGGAGGCGGCCCGGCGGGCCTGTATTTCGCGCTGCTGATGAAGCAGCACAACCCTTCGCACGACATCACCGTCGTTGAACGCAACAAGCCGTACGACACGTTCGGCTGGGGCGTGGTGTTCTCCGACGCGACCATGGACAACATGCGCCAGTGGGACAGGCAGTCGGCCGATGAAATCCAGCAGGCGTTCAACCACTGGGACGACATCGAGCTGCTGTTCAAGGGCCAGGTGCTGCGCTCCGGCGGCCACGGCTTCGTCGGCATCGGGCGCAAGAAGCTGCTGAACATCCTGCAGGCGCGCTGCGAGCAGCTCGGCGTCAAGCTGGTGTTCGAGAAGGAAGCGGAGTCCGACGCCGAGTATTACGACGCCGACCTGATCATCGCCAGCGACGGTGTCAATTCGAGGATTCGCACGCTGCACGCGGACCAGTTCAAGCCCGAACTGGTGGTGCGTCCGAACCGCTTCATCTGGCTTGGCACCAAGAAGCTCTACGACGCCTTCACCTTCATTTTCGAGAAGACCGAGCACGGCTGGTTCCAGGCGCATATCTACAAGTTCGACGAGAACACCTCGACCTTCATCGTCGAATGCCCCGAGCATGTCTGGCTGGCGCACGGCCTGGACAAGGCCACGCAGGACGAGTCGATCGCGTTCTGCGAGAAGCTGTTCGCCAGCAACCTGCAGGGCGAGAAGCTGATGACCAATGCGCGGCATCTGCGCGGATCGGCCTGGATCAACTTCACGCGTGTCAAGTGCGACAACTGGTGGTTCCGGGACCACCAGAGTGGCGCGCACGTGGTGCTGATGGGCGACGCGGTGCACACCGCGCACTTCGCGATCGGCTCGGGCACCAAGCTGGCGCTGGAGGACGCGATCGGACTCACGCGCGAATTCAAGCGCCTGGGCGACAGCCCCGAGCGCATCGAGGAGGTTCTGACCGAGTACCAGGCCTCGCGCAGCATCGAGGCCCTGCGCCTGCAAAACGCCGCCTGGAACGCGATGGAATGGTTCGAGGTCTGCGGCGCGCGCTATTGCGATCAGCTCGATCCGCCACAGTTCATGTACAGCATGCTCACGCGCAGCCAGCGCATCAGCCACGAGAACCTGCGCCTGCGCGACAAAAAGTCGCTCGAGGACTACGAGCGCTGGTTTGCCGAGCGCGACGGCCTGACGCTGCCGGACGGCGCGACGCCGCCGCCGCCGATGTTCACGCCCTATACGGTGCGCGGCCTGACGCTGAAGAATCGCGTCGTGGTTTCGCCGATGGCGCAATACTCCTGTGTCGATGGCCTGCCCAGCGACTATCACCTGGTGCACCTGGGCGCGCGCGCGATGGGCGGCGCCGCCATGGTGTTCGCCGAGATGACCTGCATCAGCCCGGAAGCGCGCATCACGCCCGGCTGCCCCGGTCTGTACAACGCCGAGCAGAAGGCGGGCTGGAAACGTATCGCCGACTGGATTCACGCCAACAGCGACGCCAAGTTCGCGATGCAGCTCGGTCACGCCGGCGCCAAGGCATCGACGCGCCTTGCCTGGGAAGGCACCGACCTGCCGCTGGAATCCGGCAACTGGCCTATCGTCGGCGCGTCGCAGCAGCAGTATCTGCCCGGCATCAGCCAGGTCGCCCGTGAGGCCACGCACGCCGAAATGGAAACCATCCGGCAGCAGTTCGTTCAGGCGACGAAAGATGCGGCCGACGTCGGTGTCGACTGGCTCGAACTGCACTGCGCGCACGGCTATCTGCTGTCGGAATTCATCTCTCCGCTGACCAACCATCGAACCGACGAATACGGCGGCAGCCTGGAAAACCGCCTGCGCTATCCCATCGAGGTGTTCAAGGCGATGCGTGCGGTGTGGCCGCAGGAGCGGCCGATGTCGGTGCGCATTTCGGCGCACGACTGGGTTGACGGCGGCATCACGCCGGCCGACGCGGTGGAGATCGCCAAGGCCTTCAAGGCCGCGGGCGCGGACATGATCGACTGCTCGAGCGGCCAGGTCAGCAAGCAGGAAAAGCCGATCTTCGGCCGCATGTTCCAGACCCCGTTCGCCGACCGCATCCGTCAGGAGGCCGGCATTGCGACGATTGCCGTCGGCGCCATCAGCGAAGCGGACCACGTCAACAGCATCATCGCGGCCGGCCGCGCCGACCTGTGCGCGATCGCGCGTCCGCACCTGGCGAATCCGGCCTGGACTTTGAGCGAGGCGGCGAAGATCGGCTACACCGATATTCAGTGGCCGCGTCCGTACTTCATGGCGAAGCGCCAGCTCGAGACCAACTTCGCGCGCGAGAAGGCCGCCGCAGCGCAGGCGGCAACGGCCGCGGCGCACGCTTGA
- a CDS encoding PUTATIVE 4-HYDROXYBENZOYL-COA THIOESTERASE PROTEIN, producing the protein MPNRRFEVAHRIRFSECDPAGIVFYPQYFVLFNDLLEAWIDALVPDGFAGFVGKRRYGLPTVRLEAEFKAISRMGDDVVLTLELSRLGSKSMTLDLSCIGQDGTPRMSVRQTVVTTSLETHAAIPIPDELRLALQA; encoded by the coding sequence ATGCCGAACCGCCGTTTCGAGGTCGCGCACCGGATCCGCTTCTCCGAATGCGACCCCGCGGGCATCGTGTTCTACCCGCAGTATTTCGTGCTGTTCAACGACCTGCTCGAGGCGTGGATCGACGCGCTGGTCCCGGATGGTTTCGCCGGCTTTGTCGGCAAGAGGCGCTACGGCCTGCCCACCGTGCGCCTGGAGGCCGAGTTCAAGGCCATCAGCCGCATGGGCGACGATGTCGTGCTGACGCTCGAACTCAGCCGCCTCGGCTCCAAGTCGATGACGCTGGACCTGTCCTGCATCGGCCAGGACGGCACACCCCGGATGTCGGTCAGGCAGACGGTCGTCACCACCTCGCTGGAGACGCACGCGGCCATCCCGATCCCGGACGAGCTTCGGTTGGCGTTGCAGGCGTGA
- a CDS encoding Putative polysaccharide export protein YccZ precursor, with protein MSMLRSSRPLFILIVLFLSGCAFAPGLHFDSTSQTASSASADTPPPGALINITPDLIRQQRTQEAGISDGVKHLFGTAAPYTIGPADVVNIVVWNHPELVLAPAGATLTTDASGLAVVGNGYNVSPDGLIQFPLLGTFKIAGLTEDQAREELTRRLAKYLRDPQVTVRVQAYRAGRVYVDGEVKTPGVQAINDIPMTLPEAINRAGGLTKLADRATVDVTRHGTTTVVNMPQLARLGINPSRILLHAGDLVRVGSRDDSRVYVMGEVTKPVAQPLNSNGRLTLNDALGEAGGVSTTSGDPRQIYVVRNVPDGKPEIYHLDAASPVAYALTNGFELKAHDVVYVDAAPLVRWNRVISLILPTAESAYYATITRASVNVNP; from the coding sequence ATGTCGATGCTTCGTTCTTCTCGCCCGCTATTCATTTTGATAGTCCTGTTCCTGAGCGGCTGCGCCTTTGCCCCCGGTCTGCACTTCGACAGCACATCGCAAACGGCTTCCTCGGCTTCGGCGGATACCCCGCCGCCCGGCGCGTTGATCAACATCACGCCCGACCTGATCCGCCAGCAGCGCACGCAGGAAGCCGGCATCAGCGACGGCGTGAAGCACCTGTTCGGCACGGCAGCGCCCTACACCATCGGCCCCGCCGACGTGGTCAATATCGTGGTCTGGAACCATCCAGAACTTGTCCTCGCGCCGGCGGGCGCGACGCTGACCACCGATGCCTCGGGGCTCGCCGTGGTCGGCAACGGCTACAACGTCAGCCCCGACGGGCTGATCCAGTTCCCGCTGCTCGGCACCTTCAAGATCGCAGGCCTGACCGAAGACCAGGCGCGCGAAGAACTGACCCGGCGCCTGGCCAAATACCTGCGCGATCCGCAGGTCACCGTGCGCGTGCAGGCCTACCGCGCCGGCCGCGTGTACGTCGATGGCGAGGTGAAAACCCCCGGCGTGCAGGCCATCAACGACATTCCGATGACGCTGCCCGAGGCCATCAACCGCGCCGGCGGGCTCACCAAGCTGGCTGATCGCGCCACGGTGGACGTCACCCGCCACGGCACCACCACGGTCGTCAACATGCCGCAACTGGCGCGCCTGGGCATCAATCCGTCGCGCATCCTGCTGCATGCCGGCGACCTCGTGCGCGTGGGCAGCCGCGACGACAGCCGGGTGTACGTGATGGGCGAGGTCACCAAGCCCGTCGCCCAGCCGCTGAACAGCAACGGGCGCCTCACGCTCAACGATGCCCTCGGCGAGGCGGGCGGCGTCAGCACCACCTCGGGTGACCCGCGCCAGATTTACGTGGTGCGCAACGTGCCGGACGGCAAGCCCGAGATCTACCACCTCGATGCCGCCTCTCCGGTCGCCTATGCGCTGACGAACGGTTTCGAGTTGAAGGCCCACGACGTGGTGTACGTCGACGCCGCGCCGCTGGTGCGCTGGAACCGCGTGATCAGCCTGATCCTGCCGACGGCGGAGTCGGCTTACTACGCCACCATCACGCGCGCCAGCGTCAACGTGAATCCATGA
- a CDS encoding low molecular weight protein-tyrosine-phosphatase — protein sequence MNNILAVCVGNICRSPVAEALLKDRLPGRKVWSAGLHALVGQPADATAREVARQHGLDLSAHRAQQLAGWMCSHADLVLVMEAGHQQELEDLYPAARGKIHRLGEFGPQGAFDIADPYRQPRSVFEATHAAIAQGVAEWVRRIELVS from the coding sequence ATGAACAACATCCTGGCCGTCTGCGTCGGCAATATCTGCCGCAGTCCCGTGGCCGAGGCGCTGCTGAAAGACCGGCTGCCCGGCCGCAAGGTCTGGTCGGCCGGTCTGCACGCACTGGTTGGCCAGCCGGCCGACGCCACCGCGCGCGAGGTCGCGCGGCAGCACGGGCTCGACCTGTCGGCGCACCGCGCCCAGCAGCTCGCCGGCTGGATGTGCAGCCACGCCGACCTGGTGCTGGTCATGGAAGCCGGCCACCAGCAAGAGCTCGAAGACCTGTACCCCGCCGCGCGCGGCAAGATTCACCGCCTCGGCGAGTTCGGCCCGCAGGGCGCATTCGACATTGCCGACCCGTACCGCCAGCCCCGTTCCGTGTTCGAGGCCACCCATGCCGCCATCGCGCAGGGCGTGGCCGAATGGGTGCGCCGCATTGAGCTTGTTTCGTGA
- a CDS encoding Tyrosine-protein kinase, producing the protein MKSPQIPPQAASAWSPTDRKDDDEIDLLGLLNVLLDARWFIAAVTVLALLVGGAYAFLSRPVYQANALFQVEDSQPSASRVLGEASSLFDIKSPASAEMEILRSRLVVGQAVGDLRLYLSAAPKYIPLVGNWLARHATGLSNPGLLGIGGYVSGTESIYVRQLDVPTALEDKSLLLVATSGGFALHDPQGNTLVQGKVGTPAEFADGNGRILVTDLHAKPGAWFTVRRDSRRRVVEELQKRLNISQQGRESGIINVTLQGSDPQQIARTLNAVGVNYVRQNVERKAAEAEKSLAFLGDYLPQLKKQLEDSEARFNKFRDEHGAFDLGEQGKNYLDTIVKLQANLLDLQQKRRAQSALYTPANPVIQTLDAQIAAVDKDIATMTAKVKTLPNTEQELLRLQRDVKVNGELYLNLLTSSQQLRLVKEGKVGNVRMVDAPVVPERPIKPERALVLAISGVLGLLLGMGLALLRNSLRPGIQDPSDIESGIGLHVFATVPHSPAQDRLSRLAKSGAPGQHLLATSAPDDPSVEGLRSLRTALQFAMLDARNNIVLFTGPTPGMGKSFVTANFAAVLGAGGKRVLLIDADLRRGHIHQIFGLQRGHGLSELVTGSAALPDVLHRAVVPNLDLIATGTLPPNPGELLSSPAAVGLLQGLSAQYDLVVIDTPPVLAVSDTQALAPKAGTVFLLARSEVTSLAELHESARRLAQAGASVKGVVFNDLDISRKRYGGKYSSYRYTNYNYVNPGSLK; encoded by the coding sequence ATGAAATCGCCGCAAATCCCCCCGCAGGCCGCGTCAGCCTGGTCGCCGACCGACCGGAAGGACGATGATGAAATCGACCTGCTCGGGCTGCTCAACGTCCTGCTCGATGCGCGCTGGTTCATTGCCGCCGTCACCGTGCTGGCGTTGCTGGTGGGCGGCGCCTATGCGTTCCTCAGCCGCCCGGTCTACCAAGCCAACGCGCTGTTCCAGGTCGAAGACAGCCAGCCCAGCGCGAGCCGCGTGCTGGGCGAGGCGTCCAGCCTGTTCGACATCAAGTCGCCTGCTTCGGCCGAGATGGAAATCCTGCGCTCGCGTCTGGTGGTCGGTCAGGCGGTGGGCGATCTGCGCCTGTACCTCAGTGCGGCTCCCAAATACATCCCGCTGGTGGGCAACTGGCTCGCGCGCCATGCCACCGGGCTGTCGAACCCGGGTTTGCTGGGCATCGGCGGCTATGTGTCGGGCACCGAGTCCATTTACGTGCGCCAGCTCGACGTGCCCACTGCACTGGAAGACAAATCCTTGTTGCTGGTCGCCACCTCAGGCGGCTTTGCGCTGCACGATCCGCAAGGCAACACGCTGGTGCAGGGCAAGGTCGGCACGCCGGCCGAATTCGCCGACGGCAACGGCCGCATCCTGGTGACCGATCTGCACGCCAAACCCGGCGCCTGGTTCACCGTGCGGCGCGACTCGCGCCGCCGCGTCGTCGAAGAACTGCAAAAGCGGCTGAACATCTCGCAGCAGGGCCGCGAGTCCGGCATCATCAACGTGACGCTGCAGGGCAGCGACCCGCAGCAAATTGCGCGCACCCTGAACGCCGTGGGCGTCAACTACGTGCGCCAGAACGTCGAGCGCAAGGCCGCCGAGGCCGAAAAATCCCTGGCCTTCCTCGGCGACTACCTGCCGCAGCTCAAGAAGCAACTCGAAGACTCGGAAGCGCGGTTCAACAAGTTCCGCGACGAGCACGGCGCGTTCGACCTGGGCGAGCAGGGCAAAAACTACCTCGACACCATCGTCAAGCTGCAGGCGAACCTGCTCGATCTGCAGCAAAAACGCCGCGCGCAAAGCGCGCTGTACACGCCGGCCAATCCCGTCATCCAGACGCTCGATGCGCAGATCGCCGCGGTCGACAAAGACATCGCGACCATGACCGCCAAGGTCAAGACCCTGCCCAACACCGAACAAGAGCTGCTGCGTCTGCAGCGCGACGTCAAGGTCAACGGCGAGCTTTATCTGAACCTGCTCACCAGCTCGCAGCAGCTGCGCCTGGTCAAGGAAGGCAAGGTCGGCAACGTGCGCATGGTCGACGCCCCGGTGGTGCCCGAGCGGCCCATCAAACCCGAACGCGCGCTGGTGCTGGCCATCAGCGGCGTGCTCGGCCTGCTGCTGGGCATGGGCCTGGCCCTGCTGCGGAACAGCCTGCGCCCCGGCATCCAGGATCCGTCCGACATCGAATCCGGCATCGGTCTGCACGTGTTCGCCACGGTGCCGCATTCGCCCGCGCAGGACAGGCTGTCCAGGCTGGCCAAAAGCGGTGCGCCCGGCCAGCACCTGCTGGCCACCAGCGCTCCCGACGACCCGAGCGTGGAAGGCCTGCGCAGCCTGCGCACCGCGCTGCAATTCGCGATGCTCGATGCGCGCAACAACATCGTGCTGTTCACGGGGCCCACGCCGGGCATGGGGAAATCCTTTGTCACGGCCAACTTCGCCGCCGTGCTGGGCGCCGGCGGCAAGCGTGTGCTGCTGATCGACGCCGACCTGCGCAGGGGCCACATTCACCAGATTTTTGGCCTGCAGCGCGGCCATGGCCTGAGCGAACTGGTGACCGGCAGCGCCGCGCTGCCCGACGTGCTGCACCGCGCCGTCGTGCCCAACCTCGACCTGATCGCCACCGGCACCCTGCCGCCCAACCCCGGCGAACTGCTCTCATCGCCCGCGGCCGTGGGACTGCTGCAGGGCCTGTCGGCCCAATACGACCTGGTCGTCATCGACACCCCACCCGTGCTGGCCGTGTCCGACACGCAGGCGCTGGCGCCGAAGGCCGGCACGGTGTTTCTGCTGGCCCGCTCCGAGGTCACCTCGCTGGCCGAGCTGCACGAAAGCGCCAGGCGTCTGGCGCAGGCGGGCGCATCGGTCAAGGGCGTGGTGTTCAACGACCTCGACATCAGCCGCAAGCGCTACGGCGGCAAATACAGCAGCTACCGCTACACGAATTACAACTACGTCAACCCAGGGAGTCTCAAATGA
- a CDS encoding Undecaprenyl diphosphate synthase encodes MKPTLPPAAAMPQHIAVIMDGNRRWASRRGLPRALGHASGARRVRQIVEACAERGVRYLTLFAFSTENWRRPADEVSSLMGLFLQYLQKEASDMHLKGVRLKVIGDRSAFDARLQALMTHVEALTAGNTRITLTIAANYGGRWDMLHALKAWQTANPGASIDDLSDEILRAHLCTAGIPDPDLLIRTGGESRISNFMLWQMAYTELFFTDALWPDFSAQVLDQALAWYLARDRRFGASGALAAG; translated from the coding sequence ATGAAGCCAACGTTACCGCCAGCCGCGGCCATGCCGCAGCACATCGCCGTCATCATGGACGGCAACCGACGCTGGGCCAGCCGGCGCGGCCTGCCGCGCGCCCTGGGCCATGCCAGCGGGGCCCGGCGCGTGCGCCAGATCGTGGAGGCCTGTGCCGAGCGCGGCGTGCGCTACCTCACGCTGTTCGCGTTCAGCACCGAAAACTGGCGGCGCCCGGCCGACGAAGTCTCCAGCCTGATGGGCCTGTTCCTGCAGTACCTGCAAAAGGAGGCCAGCGACATGCACCTGAAGGGGGTGCGCCTGAAGGTCATCGGCGACCGCAGCGCCTTCGACGCACGGCTGCAGGCGCTGATGACCCACGTCGAAGCGCTGACCGCCGGCAACACCAGAATCACGCTGACCATTGCCGCCAACTACGGCGGCCGCTGGGACATGCTGCACGCCCTCAAGGCCTGGCAGACCGCCAACCCCGGCGCTTCCATCGACGACTTGAGCGACGAAATCCTGCGCGCCCACCTGTGCACGGCCGGCATTCCCGACCCCGACCTGCTGATCCGCACCGGCGGCGAGTCGCGCATCAGCAACTTCATGCTGTGGCAAATGGCCTATACCGAGCTGTTCTTCACCGACGCGCTCTGGCCCGACTTTTCCGCGCAGGTGCTGGACCAGGCATTGGCCTGGTACCTTGCGCGCGACCGCCGCTTTGGCGCCTCCGGCGCGCTGGCCGCTGGCTGA
- a CDS encoding Undecaprenyl-phosphate alpha-N-acetylglucosaminyl 1-phosphate transferase has translation MQSLYRLYVAHPAVVAGAVSLLVAWLLVATQRWHGRLTIDSTLGVQKFHTAPTPRVGGIAIAAGILAGYLLARPDRRALLGPLLVAGIPALAFGLLEDLTKSVSVRSRLLATMGCGVLGWAITGCAITSANVPGLDWLLGFAAISVAFTAFAVGGVANAINIVDGFNGLAGGTLLVILTAFGVMTTALGDHDLARVSLILAGAMAGFLLVNWPLGKIFLGDGGAYLAGFAVAWLAVLILARHAEVSAWSPMLVCGYPILETFFSIARRRRRGHSPGDPDRLHLHSLVRRRLIPRLLPHAGSRARNSATGAVMWGAALLPAVIAVQWPTDTLILALGFGVCALAYALVYARLTRFRWCFSAATLQSKAASGIRLPNQ, from the coding sequence ATGCAATCCCTCTACCGTTTGTACGTGGCGCACCCTGCCGTGGTGGCCGGGGCCGTGTCGCTGCTCGTCGCCTGGCTGCTGGTGGCCACCCAGCGCTGGCACGGCCGCCTCACCATCGACTCGACCCTGGGTGTGCAGAAGTTTCACACCGCGCCTACCCCTCGCGTGGGCGGCATCGCCATTGCGGCGGGTATTTTGGCGGGCTACCTGCTCGCCAGGCCCGACCGACGCGCGTTGCTGGGCCCGCTGCTGGTGGCAGGCATCCCCGCCCTTGCCTTTGGCCTGCTGGAAGACCTGACCAAGAGCGTCAGCGTGCGCAGCCGCCTGCTGGCGACCATGGGTTGCGGTGTGCTGGGCTGGGCCATCACCGGCTGCGCCATCACCAGCGCCAACGTGCCGGGGCTGGACTGGCTGCTGGGCTTTGCCGCCATCTCGGTCGCCTTCACGGCATTTGCCGTGGGCGGCGTGGCCAATGCCATCAACATCGTGGACGGCTTCAACGGCCTGGCTGGCGGCACTCTTCTCGTCATTCTCACGGCCTTTGGCGTCATGACCACGGCCCTGGGCGACCATGACCTGGCCCGCGTCAGCCTGATCCTGGCCGGTGCCATGGCCGGTTTCCTGCTGGTCAACTGGCCGCTGGGCAAGATATTCCTGGGCGACGGCGGCGCCTACCTGGCGGGGTTTGCGGTGGCCTGGCTGGCCGTGTTGATTCTGGCCCGCCACGCGGAAGTCTCGGCCTGGTCCCCGATGCTGGTGTGCGGCTACCCGATACTGGAAACCTTCTTCAGCATTGCCCGGCGCCGCCGGCGCGGCCACAGCCCCGGCGACCCGGACCGCCTGCACCTGCATAGCCTGGTCCGGCGCCGCCTGATACCGCGCCTGTTGCCGCATGCCGGCAGCCGCGCGCGCAACTCCGCCACCGGTGCCGTCATGTGGGGCGCAGCGCTGCTGCCGGCCGTTATCGCCGTGCAATGGCCCACCGATACGCTCATCCTGGCGCTGGGCTTTGGCGTGTGCGCGCTGGCGTATGCGCTGGTTTACGCGCGACTCACTCGATTCCGCTGGTGCTTCAGTGCCGCCACACTGCAATCCAAGGCAGCCAGTGGTATCCGGTTACCAAATCAATGA